The Stappia sp. genome window below encodes:
- a CDS encoding extracellular solute-binding protein, translated as MSGARDAYGPHGPHGGGTSATRRTFLLGATGALAALGLPWSGGAARGASARHGLSVFGELKYPPDFSAFDYVDPAAPKGGRMVFTAPSWAYNQNPQTFNSFNTFILKGDAPPRMEMCFDTLMVRALDEPDAVYGLVAESVEVSEDGNTYVFNLRPEARFHDDTPLTAEDVAFSLMTLKEKGHPAIRQAMAEVSGAEVLSPQRVAVRFTGRQSRKVPLFVTSLPILSAAYYTRYDFEQTTLTAPLSSGPYRVGAHEVGRYIEYQRVETWWAKDLPAVRGQFNFDRLRIEFYRDRTADFQAFTKGATTYREEFTAKTWATEYNFPAVEDGRVIREVIPDGRPSGGQGWFLNTRREKFADPRVRQALGYAFDFEWTNKSLFFGAYRRTQSFFQNSPMFAEGPPSPEELALLEPWRDRLPPEAFGPAVLAPVSDGSGFDRSMLREADRLLSAAGCRRDGTTLLTPDGAPFEFEIISNSQTFERVALPYAKNLGRLGITCRFRVVDPAQFQARMNTFDFDAAARRFPLSATLGEEIRQLWGSAAAEMPGSNNLAGIRSPVVDALIDAALTASTRAEMTVAARALDRVLRVGHYWVPHWNKPSHTVAMWDIFGRPPEPPPYDFRPEIHWWFDADKAERIDVE; from the coding sequence ATGAGCGGCGCCAGAGACGCATATGGTCCGCATGGTCCGCATGGAGGGGGGACGTCGGCGACCCGGCGCACCTTCCTGCTGGGCGCGACGGGCGCGCTCGCCGCGCTCGGCCTGCCCTGGTCCGGCGGCGCGGCGCGGGGCGCATCGGCGCGCCACGGTCTGTCGGTCTTCGGCGAACTGAAGTATCCGCCGGACTTTTCGGCCTTCGACTATGTCGATCCGGCGGCGCCCAAGGGCGGGCGCATGGTCTTCACCGCGCCGTCCTGGGCCTACAATCAGAACCCGCAGACCTTCAACAGCTTCAACACCTTCATTCTCAAGGGCGATGCGCCGCCGCGCATGGAGATGTGTTTCGACACGCTGATGGTGCGCGCCCTCGACGAGCCGGACGCGGTCTACGGTCTGGTGGCGGAAAGCGTGGAGGTGTCGGAGGACGGCAACACCTACGTCTTCAACCTGCGCCCCGAGGCGCGCTTTCACGACGATACGCCGCTGACGGCCGAGGACGTCGCCTTTTCGCTCATGACGCTGAAGGAGAAGGGGCATCCCGCCATCCGCCAGGCGATGGCGGAGGTTTCGGGTGCCGAGGTCCTGTCGCCGCAGCGCGTCGCGGTGCGTTTCACCGGCCGCCAGTCCCGCAAGGTGCCATTGTTCGTGACGAGCCTGCCGATCCTGTCGGCGGCCTATTACACGCGCTACGATTTCGAGCAGACGACGCTCACCGCGCCGCTTTCGTCGGGCCCGTATCGGGTGGGCGCGCATGAGGTCGGCCGATATATCGAGTATCAGCGGGTCGAAACCTGGTGGGCGAAGGACCTGCCGGCGGTGCGCGGGCAGTTCAATTTCGACCGGCTCCGGATCGAGTTCTACCGCGACCGCACGGCGGACTTTCAGGCCTTCACCAAGGGGGCGACGACCTATCGCGAGGAATTCACGGCAAAGACCTGGGCGACGGAGTACAATTTCCCGGCCGTGGAAGACGGACGCGTCATCCGCGAGGTGATCCCGGACGGGCGTCCCTCGGGCGGTCAGGGCTGGTTTCTCAACACGCGGCGGGAGAAGTTCGCCGACCCCCGGGTGCGTCAGGCGCTGGGCTATGCCTTCGATTTCGAGTGGACCAACAAGTCGCTCTTCTTCGGCGCCTACCGGCGCACCCAGTCGTTCTTCCAGAACTCGCCGATGTTCGCGGAAGGGCCGCCGTCGCCGGAGGAACTGGCGCTGCTGGAGCCCTGGCGCGACCGGCTGCCGCCGGAAGCCTTCGGCCCGGCGGTCCTGGCGCCCGTGTCCGATGGAAGCGGGTTCGACCGCAGCATGCTGCGCGAGGCCGACCGGCTGCTGTCGGCGGCCGGCTGCCGGCGCGACGGCACGACGCTGCTCACCCCCGACGGCGCGCCCTTCGAGTTCGAGATCATTTCCAACTCGCAGACCTTCGAGCGCGTTGCGCTGCCCTATGCCAAGAACCTCGGGCGACTCGGCATCACCTGCCGGTTCCGCGTCGTCGATCCGGCGCAGTTTCAGGCGCGGATGAACACGTTCGACTTCGACGCGGCCGCCCGCCGTTTTCCCCTGTCGGCGACGCTCGGGGAGGAAATCCGCCAGCTCTGGGGCTCGGCGGCGGCGGAGATGCCGGGCAGCAACAATCTTGCCGGGATCCGCTCGCCGGTCGTGGACGCGCTGATCGATGCCGCACTCACCGCGTCGACGCGCGCGGAGATGACGGTGGCGGCCCGCGCGCTCGACAGGGTGCTGCGGGTCGGGCACTACTGGGTGCCGCACTGGAACAAGCCCTCGCACACCGTCGCCATGTGGGACATCTTCGGCCGCCCGCCCGAGCCGCCACCTTATGATTTTCGCCCGGAAATCCACTGGTGGTTCGATGCGGACAAGGCGGAGCGCATCGACGTTGAATAG
- a CDS encoding microcin C ABC transporter permease YejB, whose translation MGAYILRRLLLIVPTLIGIMAINFAIIQFAPGGPVERVIAQLQGTDVSATARISGGGSDFAGSGTEGGGGDAATSRYRGAQGLDPEFIRELEEQFGFDKPPLERFVTMLWDYARFDFGESYFRDIAVLDLILEKMPVSISLGLWMTLISYTISIPLGIRKAVQDGTRFDVWTSAVIVVGYAIPGFLFAVLLIVLFAGGSFLDWFPLRGLTSENWDELSWPMRIVDYFWHLVLPLTAMVLSAFATVTLLTKNSFLDEIRKQYVQTARAKGLSERQVLYGHVFRNAMLIVIAGFPGAFISSFFAGSLLIETIFSLDGLGLLGFEAVINRDYAVVFATLFIFSLMGLLVNLISDLTYTWIDPRIDFESREV comes from the coding sequence ATGGGCGCCTATATCCTGCGGCGGCTCCTGCTGATCGTGCCGACGCTCATCGGCATCATGGCGATCAATTTCGCCATCATCCAGTTCGCGCCGGGCGGACCGGTGGAGCGCGTGATCGCCCAGTTGCAGGGCACCGACGTGTCGGCCACCGCCCGCATTTCCGGCGGCGGCAGCGACTTCGCCGGCAGCGGCACGGAAGGCGGCGGCGGCGATGCCGCGACCTCCAGGTATCGCGGCGCGCAGGGTCTCGATCCGGAGTTCATCCGCGAGCTGGAAGAACAATTCGGCTTCGACAAGCCGCCGCTCGAGCGCTTCGTCACCATGCTGTGGGACTACGCCCGGTTCGACTTCGGCGAGAGCTACTTCCGCGATATCGCCGTGCTCGACCTGATCCTCGAGAAAATGCCGGTCTCGATCTCGCTCGGGCTGTGGATGACGCTGATTTCCTACACGATCTCGATCCCGCTCGGCATCCGCAAGGCGGTGCAGGACGGCACCCGCTTCGACGTGTGGACCTCCGCCGTCATCGTCGTGGGGTATGCGATCCCGGGCTTTCTCTTCGCCGTGCTTCTGATCGTGCTCTTCGCCGGCGGGTCCTTCCTCGACTGGTTCCCCTTGCGCGGCCTGACCTCGGAAAACTGGGACGAACTCTCCTGGCCGATGCGCATCGTCGACTATTTCTGGCATCTCGTGCTGCCGCTCACCGCCATGGTGCTGTCGGCCTTCGCCACCGTGACGCTTCTGACCAAGAATTCCTTTCTCGACGAGATCCGCAAGCAATACGTCCAGACCGCGCGCGCCAAGGGTCTGAGCGAGCGCCAGGTGCTCTACGGCCATGTCTTCCGCAACGCCATGCTGATCGTGATCGCCGGGTTTCCGGGCGCCTTCATCTCGTCGTTTTTCGCCGGCTCGCTGCTGATCGAGACGATCTTCTCGCTCGACGGGCTCGGGCTGCTCGGCTTCGAGGCGGTGATCAACCGCGATTACGCGGTGGTCTTCGCGACGCTGTTCATCTTCTCGCTGATGGGGCTTCTGGTGAACCTGATCTCCGACCTGACCTACACCTGGATCGATCCGCGCATCGATTTCGAAAGCCGGGAGGTGTGA
- a CDS encoding ABC transporter permease, which translates to MDQSLTSAGGDGAARASAAGGRPTGWLSPINRRRLSNFKKNRRGFWSLWIFLVLFGLSLVAELLVNDRPIVVVYNGEVLAPILVDYPEEKFGGFLAVTDYRDPFIQEEINANGWMLWPPIRYSYRTVNNEIPVPAPAPPSWMLEKEERCARYPLGAEDPNCVMGNWNWLGTDDQGRDVVARLVYGFRISVLFGLALTLASSAIGIAAGAVQGYYGGWIDLFFQRFIEIWTAIPTLYLILIVSSVLIPGFWTLFTILLAFSWVALVGVVRAEFLRARNFEYVTAARALGVDNRTIMWRHLLPNAMVATLTFMPFILNGSITTLTALDFLGFGLPPGSASLGELLAQGKNNLQAPWLGITGFIVISLMLSLLIFIGEAVRDAFDPRKSFA; encoded by the coding sequence ATGGATCAGTCGCTGACCTCCGCCGGCGGGGACGGCGCGGCGCGGGCCTCCGCGGCGGGCGGACGCCCGACCGGCTGGCTGTCGCCGATCAACCGCCGTCGCCTGTCCAACTTCAAGAAGAACCGGCGCGGATTCTGGTCGCTGTGGATCTTCCTGGTGCTCTTCGGCCTGTCGCTGGTGGCCGAACTGCTGGTCAACGACCGGCCGATCGTCGTCGTCTACAACGGCGAGGTGCTGGCCCCGATCCTGGTCGACTATCCGGAGGAGAAATTCGGCGGCTTTCTGGCGGTGACCGACTATCGCGATCCCTTCATCCAGGAGGAGATCAACGCCAACGGCTGGATGCTGTGGCCGCCGATCCGCTACTCCTATCGCACCGTCAACAACGAGATCCCCGTGCCCGCCCCGGCGCCGCCGTCGTGGATGCTGGAGAAGGAGGAGCGCTGCGCGCGCTATCCGCTGGGGGCCGAGGATCCCAATTGCGTGATGGGCAACTGGAACTGGCTCGGCACCGACGACCAGGGCCGCGACGTGGTGGCGCGTCTTGTCTACGGCTTCCGCATCTCGGTGCTCTTCGGCCTCGCGCTGACGCTCGCCTCCTCGGCGATCGGCATCGCCGCCGGCGCGGTGCAGGGCTACTACGGCGGCTGGATCGACCTGTTCTTCCAGCGCTTCATCGAGATCTGGACGGCGATCCCCACGCTCTACCTCATCCTGATCGTGTCCTCGGTGCTGATCCCCGGCTTCTGGACATTGTTCACGATCCTGCTCGCCTTCTCCTGGGTGGCGCTCGTGGGCGTGGTGCGCGCGGAATTCCTGCGCGCGCGCAATTTCGAATATGTGACGGCGGCGCGGGCGCTGGGCGTCGACAATCGCACGATCATGTGGCGGCACCTGCTGCCCAACGCGATGGTCGCGACGCTGACCTTCATGCCCTTCATCCTCAACGGGTCGATCACCACGCTGACCGCGCTCGACTTCCTCGGCTTCGGCCTGCCGCCGGGCTCCGCCTCGCTGGGCGAGCTTCTGGCGCAGGGCAAGAACAACCTCCAGGCGCCCTGGCTCGGCATTACCGGCTTCATCGTGATCTCGCTGATGCTGAGCCTCCTGATTTTCATCGGCGAAGCGGTGCGCGACGCCTTCGATCCGCGCAAGAGCTTCGCGTGA